From Neorickettsia helminthoeca str. Oregon, one genomic window encodes:
- a CDS encoding ComEC/Rec2 family competence protein gives MGNRISITIEHEKSLLKLYSRQKLEELNPGDIVRFSAYIEPSRGAVTPSGHEFSKFHYFANIRATGRIVGEVQVIQATKHKPIFWIIRRKIHKKLKYNLPEIHAEIAAALTIGKKDGINNNVIATFRKSGTFHLLAISGLHMGLVGLFFFALFRRSCTLSEYLTLRYDIKKISAFAGIASSLFYLQISCGQVSAQRACIMTCTFFLSILIDRKPDIFRSTTLAAIILIVLYPENIFKPGFQMLFFAVSGICSCTSNNHDTLFRPTLKKKILGNFSHLHNPSEKKPGHYLIRKTLVTLSRLLVYTGKIAKISIFATAATSPFVIYHFHYFSLTGIFANAVAIPVTTFLIIPTLIAILASMPICDSHTLYILLEIEIESLIRLMEAFNRLNFGYTDIHGFSGMTLLLISFGTLILLIGKTSKKYYGIAIITVGGMLIKHSELPDIFISEKNIAIPGYNDSTYFLNARNAPKNFTARNWSQYLGDYRNTVSHSDNPEIEKTDQSSYLYRKNGKVILIDYNSQNPEQKQRYVFSNHAENRLGLDVR, from the coding sequence ATGGGAAATAGGATCTCGATCACAATCGAACATGAGAAAAGTCTCTTAAAGTTGTATTCAAGACAGAAACTTGAAGAATTGAATCCAGGTGACATAGTGAGGTTTTCTGCGTATATAGAGCCTTCTAGAGGGGCGGTCACACCTTCTGGTCACGAATTCTCTAAATTTCACTATTTCGCTAACATAAGGGCAACTGGTAGGATCGTTGGAGAGGTCCAAGTAATACAAGCAACGAAACACAAACCAATTTTTTGGATAATAAGGCGAAAAATACACAAAAAATTAAAATATAACTTACCAGAAATACACGCTGAAATAGCAGCAGCGCTGACAATAGGGAAAAAAGATGGAATAAACAACAACGTAATAGCAACATTTAGAAAATCTGGGACCTTCCATTTGTTGGCAATCTCGGGTCTACATATGGGATTAGTAGGATTATTCTTTTTCGCTCTATTTAGGAGATCTTGCACACTATCCGAGTATCTGACACTTAGATATGACATAAAAAAGATATCTGCCTTCGCTGGAATAGCATCGAGTCTTTTTTACTTACAAATTTCTTGTGGACAGGTATCGGCACAAAGAGCATGCATCATGACCTGTACTTTCTTCCTCTCGATACTCATTGACAGAAAGCCGGATATATTCCGCTCTACTACACTTGCAGCGATAATTTTGATCGTTTTATATCCAGAGAACATCTTCAAACCGGGTTTCCAGATGTTATTTTTTGCAGTGTCCGGGATATGTTCGTGTACGAGCAACAACCATGACACACTGTTCCGACCGACGCTGAAAAAGAAGATTCTCGGAAATTTTTCACATCTCCATAACCCAAGTGAGAAAAAACCAGGACATTACCTAATAAGGAAGACTCTTGTCACACTTTCCAGACTTCTTGTTTACACAGGCAAAATAGCAAAGATCTCTATCTTCGCGACTGCTGCTACAAGTCCTTTTGTGATTTATCATTTTCACTATTTTTCACTTACCGGGATCTTTGCAAACGCTGTCGCAATACCGGTGACGACATTTTTGATCATTCCAACACTGATAGCGATTCTAGCTTCGATGCCTATATGTGACTCGCATACCTTATATATCCTCCTCGAAATCGAAATAGAATCCTTAATCCGGCTCATGGAAGCTTTTAATAGATTAAACTTTGGTTATACAGATATACACGGCTTTTCTGGTATGACACTACTATTAATATCATTCGGCACTCTGATCCTACTCATAGGTAAGACTTCCAAGAAGTATTATGGGATAGCAATTATTACAGTCGGCGGAATGCTGATCAAACACAGTGAACTTCCAGATATTTTCATTTCGGAGAAAAATATCGCTATACCTGGATACAATGACTCTACCTATTTTCTCAATGCAAGAAATGCACCCAAGAACTTCACAGCAAGAAACTGGAGTCAGTACCTGGGAGATTATCGCAACACGGTGTCACACTCAGATAATCCAGAAATAGAAAAAACGGATCAAAGCTCATACCTGTACAGGAAGAACGGAAAAGTAATATTGATTGATTACAACAGTCAAAACCCTGAACAAAAACAGCGCTATGTATTTAGTAATCACGCCGAGAACCGTCTCGGATTGGATGTCAGGTAA
- a CDS encoding folate-binding protein YgfZ yields the protein MNCFKVDTVLYLITGKNVKSFLQGIITRNIGYLKDCIYALILTPKGRLICDLFVYSYDASSILLETHSCNKEAILSLLNLYNFKKTIEVKEKFYSSYITFEVTDSDDHIICVKDPRSASLGFRVITSGAAYVSSMECSERYQLERIRNKIPEAGKELTFNVFPLDYGLNYAFDFDKGCYVGQEVISRFRLQGLVKRELFCVECTGGVHFEEGESLSVNGEIIGYLSSCCGNCGLILLEKDKISNFLDIQYKANKVIIS from the coding sequence ATGAACTGTTTCAAAGTGGATACAGTGCTCTACTTAATCACTGGGAAAAATGTAAAGTCTTTTCTTCAGGGAATAATCACTCGGAATATCGGGTACTTGAAAGACTGTATCTACGCATTGATATTGACCCCAAAGGGGAGATTAATATGTGATTTATTCGTTTATAGCTATGATGCTTCCAGTATTCTGTTGGAGACACACAGCTGTAACAAAGAAGCAATTTTGAGTCTACTGAACCTATATAATTTTAAGAAAACAATCGAAGTCAAAGAAAAATTTTATTCTTCATACATCACTTTTGAGGTAACAGATTCGGATGATCATATCATCTGTGTCAAGGATCCACGTAGTGCCAGCCTGGGATTTCGTGTAATTACATCAGGGGCTGCCTATGTCAGTTCTATGGAATGTTCAGAGCGGTATCAGTTAGAGAGAATTCGAAATAAAATCCCAGAAGCCGGAAAAGAACTTACTTTCAATGTCTTTCCACTGGATTATGGACTGAATTATGCATTCGATTTTGATAAGGGATGCTATGTCGGTCAAGAAGTGATTTCTAGATTCAGATTGCAGGGTCTCGTAAAAAGAGAATTATTTTGCGTCGAATGTACCGGAGGTGTTCATTTTGAAGAAGGAGAAAGCCTATCCGTGAATGGTGAAATAATCGGTTACCTATCCTCATGTTGCGGGAATTGCGGACTGATTTTACTGGAAAAGGATAAGATATCTAATTTTCTGGATATTCAGTATAAAGCTAATAAAGTAATCATATCCTAA
- the yajC gene encoding preprotein translocase subunit YajC — protein MLFSNILASASTGSDSVFMSLVPLGIVFLVFYIFVIRPQSKKVKEHQAMLDALKIGDSIVTSGGISGVITKIDEKNNMIHLQIADAVVVKILKSFVLEKK, from the coding sequence ATGCTTTTTTCAAACATCCTCGCAAGTGCTAGCACAGGTTCGGATTCTGTGTTCATGAGTTTGGTTCCTTTAGGAATAGTCTTTCTTGTTTTCTACATTTTTGTGATCCGTCCGCAGAGTAAAAAGGTTAAGGAGCACCAAGCAATGCTTGATGCCCTAAAAATTGGTGATTCGATAGTCACGAGTGGAGGCATTTCCGGAGTGATTACAAAAATAGATGAGAAGAATAATATGATACATCTGCAAATTGCTGACGCTGTGGTGGTAAAGATTTTAAAGAGTTTTGTTTTAGAGAAAAAGTAG
- a CDS encoding pyridoxine 5'-phosphate synthase has translation MTRISINLNKVALIRNARGGDSPDIKYVANLGIMNGCTGITLHPRADARHSTVEDVQTILNLKEVSSGEVEFNLEGDLREELLDLVKSHGIHQFTIVPVREGEKTTERGFSLNEKRDSLMSAIKDLKAARDVRISLFIEPEPASVAYAAEIGCDAVELHAKWYARAFCTHRESKEVRRLHFAALEARNLGLKVNLGHDISLVNISTVINKIKPDEVSVGHALIVESFLQGFPRTLRKYVSIANG, from the coding sequence ATGACTAGGATAAGTATCAATTTGAATAAGGTTGCTCTCATTAGAAATGCGAGAGGTGGTGATAGTCCCGACATAAAATATGTTGCGAACTTGGGCATTATGAATGGTTGTACAGGTATCACACTCCATCCCAGAGCCGACGCGAGGCACTCTACTGTAGAAGATGTCCAGACCATACTCAATCTGAAGGAGGTCAGCTCAGGAGAAGTTGAATTCAACCTTGAAGGTGATCTAAGAGAGGAGTTATTAGATCTTGTGAAATCTCATGGTATTCATCAGTTCACTATTGTTCCGGTAAGAGAAGGTGAAAAGACAACTGAGCGAGGTTTCTCCCTCAATGAGAAGAGAGATAGTCTTATGTCTGCGATCAAGGACTTGAAAGCAGCGCGAGATGTGAGGATCAGTCTTTTTATCGAGCCGGAACCTGCATCCGTTGCGTACGCCGCTGAAATTGGTTGTGATGCAGTAGAACTCCATGCAAAATGGTACGCACGCGCTTTCTGTACACATCGTGAGTCCAAGGAAGTGAGAAGACTGCATTTCGCTGCACTCGAAGCTAGAAATCTCGGATTAAAAGTGAATCTGGGTCATGATATCAGTCTTGTAAATATTTCTACTGTCATAAACAAAATAAAACCAGATGAAGTGTCCGTTGGGCATGCACTGATCGTGGAGTCATTCTTGCAAGGTTTTCCTAGGACGCTTAGGAAATATGTTTCGATTGCTAATGGATGA
- the rpmB gene encoding 50S ribosomal protein L28: protein MSNACELTGHKWQNGNTVSHSNRKSKRKFMPNLQDITVCSQILNQRFRFKVSVKTIRTIDFKGGLDDFLVNTKNAKLSKAALALKKRIAKRIDASTRQEA, encoded by the coding sequence ATGAGTAATGCTTGTGAGTTAACTGGCCACAAATGGCAGAATGGTAATACCGTCTCCCATTCTAACCGGAAATCGAAGAGAAAGTTTATGCCGAATCTTCAAGATATCACGGTCTGTAGCCAGATCTTGAATCAAAGGTTCAGATTTAAAGTGTCTGTTAAGACAATTCGCACGATTGATTTCAAGGGTGGACTGGATGATTTCTTGGTGAATACCAAAAATGCAAAACTCAGCAAAGCAGCTTTAGCTTTGAAGAAACGTATCGCTAAGAGAATCGATGCATCAACTCGTCAAGAAGCCTAG
- the lipA gene encoding lipoyl synthase, with translation MHQLVKKPRVRVAQSNPAFQETLDLVTLYSLNTVCQEAACPNVSECWSKKHVTVMILGSVCTRACRFCNVATGKPDLLDPHEPEKLAKVISKLGLKHVVITSVDRDDLEDGGAAHFAECIRRIRETSVDTTIEVLTPDFLGKASARDILIEANPDVFNHNIETVPRLHPKVRIKAKYFNSLSLLEEVKRKNPAIFTKSGLMVGLGEERGEILQVMDDMRVAGVDFLTIGQYLQPTTKHIEVKHYATDEEFQYYKDAAYSKGFLMVSSSPLTRSSYHADEDFKRLREARAAASSMAV, from the coding sequence ATGCATCAACTCGTCAAGAAGCCTAGGGTCCGTGTAGCACAGAGTAATCCTGCTTTTCAGGAGACTCTCGATCTTGTCACTTTGTACAGCTTGAATACTGTCTGTCAGGAAGCTGCCTGCCCCAATGTTTCTGAGTGTTGGAGCAAGAAGCATGTCACGGTGATGATTTTAGGGTCGGTGTGTACAAGAGCGTGTAGATTCTGTAATGTTGCTACCGGAAAGCCTGATCTTCTTGATCCTCATGAGCCGGAAAAACTTGCGAAGGTGATTTCCAAGTTGGGACTAAAGCATGTTGTAATAACTTCTGTCGATAGAGATGATCTCGAAGACGGCGGTGCTGCCCATTTTGCAGAATGTATTAGAAGAATCAGAGAGACTTCTGTGGATACTACTATCGAAGTTCTTACTCCTGATTTTCTAGGGAAAGCGAGCGCACGAGATATCCTCATTGAGGCAAATCCTGATGTGTTTAATCACAACATAGAAACAGTTCCGCGGTTGCATCCAAAGGTGAGAATAAAAGCTAAATATTTCAACAGCCTGTCGCTGCTGGAAGAAGTGAAAAGAAAAAATCCTGCGATTTTTACGAAATCTGGATTAATGGTGGGACTCGGTGAAGAGCGAGGTGAGATCCTGCAAGTCATGGACGATATGCGTGTTGCTGGAGTCGATTTCCTTACAATTGGGCAGTACCTTCAGCCGACGACGAAACACATCGAAGTCAAGCATTATGCTACAGATGAAGAGTTTCAGTACTATAAGGATGCTGCCTACTCAAAGGGATTTCTGATGGTTTCATCCAGTCCACTGACGCGTTCTTCATATCACGCGGATGAGGATTTTAAACGCCTCAGAGAAGCACGCGCTGCTGCGTCCTCTATGGCGGTCTAG
- a CDS encoding type II toxin-antitoxin system RatA family toxin, with product MMFKKSSYRDERVLPFSAMHVFEIVLDIECYHEFIPWCQKIRVISKAENEIKAEVVASFKGIVATYVSLIKFLPPGNEEAGFIEVKSTEGAFKYLYNLWKFHPEGKGSRVTFYIEYSFRSKFMQLILNMMYNIAQRRIISAFENRCGSLPDNG from the coding sequence ATGATGTTCAAGAAAAGTTCTTATCGGGATGAGAGAGTCTTGCCTTTTAGTGCTATGCACGTCTTTGAGATTGTCCTGGACATTGAGTGTTATCATGAGTTCATCCCATGGTGTCAGAAGATCAGAGTCATCTCAAAAGCAGAGAACGAGATTAAAGCTGAAGTGGTAGCCTCATTCAAGGGAATAGTAGCTACCTATGTATCGTTGATAAAGTTCTTACCTCCGGGAAATGAGGAAGCTGGTTTCATTGAGGTGAAGTCAACTGAAGGTGCGTTTAAGTACTTATATAACTTATGGAAATTTCATCCCGAAGGAAAAGGATCTAGGGTAACTTTCTATATAGAATACTCATTTAGATCGAAGTTCATGCAGTTAATATTGAATATGATGTACAATATCGCTCAGAGGAGGATTATCAGCGCCTTCGAGAACAGATGCGGCAGCCTACCTGATAATGGATGA
- a CDS encoding pyruvate, water dikinase regulatory protein — MKQLNVHLISDQGVDALLSVSRESLARFKNLEVIESVWPLTDSVEKLQRILTNINGKAFILYAIKDRLIRDTLKEFCQTMRIPCIPILSRIIRELSSYLNQGPTDASKEEYHRFNEDYFARIDAMNYMLSHDDGQNTWDLDEADVIIVGPSRTSKSPTSVYLSYRGYKVANIPFVNNIPLPESLIKLKHVLVIGLTINPDRLIEIRKQRLSLSQNHDNPVYAGREQILDELTNAKRVFMQNNWPIIDVTHRSVEEIAATIIKELTIRQY; from the coding sequence ATGAAACAACTGAACGTCCACTTGATCTCAGACCAGGGAGTTGATGCTTTATTATCAGTCTCAAGAGAATCACTAGCCAGGTTCAAGAACCTGGAAGTTATAGAGAGTGTCTGGCCACTCACAGACAGCGTCGAAAAATTGCAGCGGATACTCACGAATATCAATGGCAAAGCCTTTATCCTGTACGCAATAAAGGATCGGTTGATACGTGATACATTGAAGGAATTCTGTCAAACAATGAGGATACCTTGTATTCCGATTCTCTCGAGGATAATACGGGAACTCTCATCATACCTAAATCAGGGACCTACTGATGCATCAAAGGAAGAGTATCATCGTTTTAATGAGGACTACTTCGCTAGAATTGACGCAATGAATTATATGCTCTCACATGATGACGGACAGAATACCTGGGATCTGGATGAAGCAGATGTCATTATCGTTGGTCCTTCGCGTACTTCGAAATCTCCAACAAGCGTGTATTTATCATATCGAGGCTATAAGGTCGCGAACATACCATTCGTTAATAATATTCCTCTGCCGGAGAGTCTGATCAAGCTAAAACACGTCCTGGTAATTGGGCTAACAATCAACCCAGATAGACTGATTGAAATAAGGAAACAAAGACTTTCATTGTCACAAAACCATGATAATCCAGTATACGCGGGCAGGGAGCAAATATTGGATGAGCTGACTAACGCAAAACGAGTATTTATGCAGAACAACTGGCCAATCATTGATGTAACACATAGATCAGTTGAAGAGATCGCAGCAACAATCATAAAGGAACTCACAATAAGGCAGTATTAA
- a CDS encoding transporter associated domain-containing protein, with protein sequence MSARLCVFGNPILSFFKRLISEKPSEPVNSAGSLISKLDSIYVEDIMVERSKIVAIDVSIKSDDLRSFKEISHSRTPVFDGNLDKIIGFIHIKDVLNNVGNEFSIMDVLRKIICVPPSMKVSALLMKMKVAHVHMAIVVDEFGATVGIVTMTDVVEQILGDIHDEHDINSEPFLLRLSEHKFEVSARIEMKEFLDKSGLEFEVGDNFRTLGGYIFSIAGKVPSVGDIVTSPEGVMFSILDADNKRINVVLVDASNCEK encoded by the coding sequence ATGTCTGCTCGTCTATGTGTCTTTGGTAATCCCATACTTAGTTTCTTTAAGAGGCTAATTTCAGAAAAGCCGAGTGAGCCTGTCAATTCTGCAGGTTCGCTGATTTCAAAGCTGGATAGTATATATGTGGAGGACATCATGGTGGAACGCTCCAAGATAGTGGCTATTGACGTATCGATCAAAAGTGACGATCTGAGGTCATTCAAGGAAATTAGTCACAGTAGGACGCCAGTCTTCGATGGTAACTTAGATAAAATCATTGGTTTTATCCACATCAAAGATGTTCTGAACAATGTCGGTAATGAGTTTAGTATTATGGATGTTCTTCGCAAAATTATCTGTGTCCCGCCCTCGATGAAGGTCTCCGCTTTGCTTATGAAGATGAAGGTGGCTCATGTACACATGGCGATAGTAGTGGATGAGTTCGGTGCGACTGTCGGGATTGTAACGATGACGGATGTGGTGGAGCAAATTCTTGGAGACATCCACGATGAACATGATATCAATTCGGAACCATTCTTGCTGAGACTCTCTGAGCACAAGTTTGAGGTTTCCGCAAGAATTGAGATGAAAGAGTTTCTTGATAAGTCTGGTCTAGAATTCGAAGTAGGGGATAATTTTAGGACATTAGGTGGGTATATCTTTAGTATTGCAGGTAAGGTTCCTTCAGTGGGTGATATTGTGACGTCGCCTGAAGGGGTTATGTTTTCCATTCTAGATGCCGATAACAAGAGGATAAATGTGGTTCTAGTAGATGCCTCTAATTGTGAAAAGTGA
- a CDS encoding ferredoxin family protein codes for MPHVVTEKCVKCKYTDCVEVCPVDCFHEGEEYLVIDPEVCIDCGVCVPECPIEAIVNDETYIDGKSLEAIVSEKDSSVLTERQSNVKFMATFNRKRSAELPVIVAKKDPMVEADVWSAIDNKIQFIKDAENG; via the coding sequence ATGCCTCACGTTGTCACAGAGAAATGTGTGAAGTGCAAGTATACTGATTGTGTCGAAGTGTGTCCAGTTGATTGCTTCCATGAGGGAGAGGAGTATCTTGTTATCGATCCTGAGGTCTGTATAGATTGTGGTGTGTGCGTCCCTGAGTGTCCGATAGAAGCTATAGTCAACGATGAAACTTATATCGACGGAAAATCCTTGGAGGCTATTGTTTCCGAAAAAGATTCTTCAGTACTCACTGAGAGGCAGTCTAACGTGAAATTCATGGCGACCTTCAATAGAAAGAGGTCAGCTGAACTCCCAGTGATAGTTGCAAAGAAAGACCCTATGGTAGAAGCCGATGTTTGGAGTGCAATTGACAATAAGATACAGTTTATAAAAGATGCAGAGAATGGGTGA
- the cysS gene encoding cysteine--tRNA ligase, which produces MKIKVYDTLSGVKRDFIPINGDEVRMYVCGPTVYDVPHIGNIRAAVVYDIVYRVLRKAFTRVVYVRNITDIDDKIINASLTQGVEYSEIALRYEKIFREHLKLMNCLPPSFEPRATENIEQMISIIRSLVESGNAYRAGGSVYFDVSSFKDYGALSKKKIDELVYGVRIDGDENKRHPGDFVLWKHDDEVYWPSPWGNGRPGWHIECSAMILTTLGADFDIHGGGADLKFPHHENEIAQSVCANPGSKFARYWIHNGFLTVNGEKMSKSLGNIINVDTLIKNGVTPNTIRFILISTHYSKPMDWCPKIVQEAVNSLMKFKIVLIDNNALSKTTEDDCDGYMEKFFISMSDDFNTPAAIALLYELRDKIHLGDHSKAQQYAVLLNTLLLFLGIDLQASQSVISEDFITSQIQERVAFRQQRNFVEADKIRDTLAQKGVLLRDLKDGTTDWIML; this is translated from the coding sequence ATGAAAATAAAGGTTTATGATACTCTTTCCGGAGTGAAGAGAGATTTCATTCCAATAAATGGGGATGAGGTCCGCATGTATGTGTGTGGTCCGACCGTCTATGATGTGCCTCATATAGGGAATATCAGGGCCGCTGTTGTTTATGATATCGTGTATCGAGTATTGCGCAAAGCATTCACTAGGGTTGTGTATGTACGTAATATCACTGACATAGACGACAAAATCATAAATGCTTCGTTGACTCAAGGTGTTGAGTACTCTGAAATTGCACTGCGCTATGAGAAAATCTTTCGCGAACATCTAAAGCTCATGAACTGCCTTCCACCGAGCTTCGAGCCAAGGGCAACTGAAAATATAGAGCAAATGATTTCAATTATTCGATCGCTTGTTGAGAGCGGGAACGCTTATCGTGCTGGTGGAAGCGTCTATTTTGATGTGAGCTCTTTCAAGGATTACGGTGCACTTTCGAAAAAAAAGATAGATGAGTTGGTCTATGGCGTTCGGATAGATGGTGATGAAAATAAGAGACATCCTGGAGACTTCGTCTTGTGGAAACATGATGATGAGGTATATTGGCCGAGTCCCTGGGGAAATGGAAGACCAGGGTGGCATATAGAGTGCTCAGCTATGATCCTGACAACTCTAGGAGCGGATTTTGATATCCATGGGGGCGGTGCAGATTTGAAGTTCCCACATCACGAAAATGAAATTGCTCAAAGTGTGTGCGCTAATCCTGGCTCGAAGTTTGCCCGTTACTGGATACACAATGGCTTTCTCACAGTCAACGGGGAGAAGATGAGCAAATCTCTCGGTAATATCATCAATGTTGATACCCTGATCAAGAATGGAGTCACACCGAATACCATTCGTTTTATCCTGATAAGTACTCATTACAGTAAACCTATGGATTGGTGTCCGAAAATTGTACAGGAAGCAGTAAACTCTTTGATGAAGTTCAAAATTGTACTGATTGACAACAATGCTCTCTCCAAAACCACGGAAGATGATTGTGACGGATATATGGAGAAGTTCTTCATCAGTATGAGCGATGATTTCAATACTCCTGCTGCGATCGCTCTTCTATATGAACTAAGAGATAAAATCCACTTAGGTGATCATAGTAAAGCGCAGCAGTACGCAGTTCTTCTTAATACCTTATTGTTATTTCTTGGAATCGATTTACAGGCGAGTCAGTCCGTGATATCTGAAGATTTTATTACTTCTCAGATTCAGGAAAGGGTTGCCTTCAGGCAGCAAAGAAATTTCGTGGAAGCGGATAAAATTCGCGATACCCTCGCCCAAAAGGGGGTTTTGCTTCGAGATTTAAAAGACGGTACCACGGATTGGATAATGCTCTAA
- the rpe gene encoding ribulose-phosphate 3-epimerase, whose protein sequence is MIKVSPSLLSADFLNLGAEVAQIENSGADSIHIDVMDGRFVPNLTFGPLIIRQVKGITNLPIMVHLMISNAEQTFQDYIDAGANTIFVHSEACVHVDRLLTMIKKQNVKVGLAINPSTHESVLEYLYSSIDTILVMTVNPGFAAQSFLMSQLRKIEVLKERITKLGNDIEIAVDGGIDYEIAGLVVSAGADVLVTGSYLFSEPSSFGQKVKSLKSLISKKSPSKV, encoded by the coding sequence ATGATAAAAGTCTCACCTTCCTTGTTATCAGCTGATTTTCTTAATCTAGGGGCTGAAGTAGCTCAAATAGAGAATTCAGGCGCTGACTCCATACACATCGATGTCATGGATGGGCGATTCGTGCCTAACTTGACTTTTGGTCCTCTCATAATACGACAGGTGAAAGGTATCACAAATCTGCCGATCATGGTGCACCTGATGATTTCAAATGCTGAACAGACTTTCCAGGACTATATCGATGCGGGCGCCAATACTATCTTTGTGCACAGTGAAGCCTGCGTTCACGTGGATAGATTACTCACTATGATAAAGAAGCAAAATGTTAAAGTGGGATTAGCGATTAATCCTTCCACTCACGAGAGCGTTCTTGAGTATTTATATTCTTCTATAGATACGATTCTAGTCATGACTGTGAATCCTGGTTTTGCGGCACAGAGCTTCCTGATGTCTCAGTTAAGGAAAATCGAAGTACTGAAGGAGCGTATCACAAAGCTTGGTAATGACATTGAGATCGCCGTCGATGGAGGTATAGACTATGAGATTGCTGGATTAGTCGTTTCCGCTGGCGCAGATGTCCTTGTTACAGGTTCCTACCTGTTTTCCGAGCCTAGTTCTTTTGGACAAAAGGTGAAGTCCCTTAAATCTTTGATTTCAAAGAAATCCCCGAGTAAAGTCTGA